Proteins encoded by one window of Panicum virgatum strain AP13 chromosome 7N, P.virgatum_v5, whole genome shotgun sequence:
- the LOC120684063 gene encoding protection of telomeres protein 1b-like, producing MEEAAARERKRPREGDAAPSAAAGAGAWKAQYVYLPIADALKVLGARVFLFAAVSEIGAAVRSRGTDFTLTLRIADQSRPAGISVTFFADNVALLPCVKSSGDVISLHNVMITMHGEFFVSFNKKFSSFALFEGKVSTECSPYQTSTKYHGTQHDNELLTQMRTWLVYNPPGLKDLELQLRSLKSDTTFNLVCKVLHVYENNGEWIFYVWDGTDTPAAEFQAILDAEAVESSPLHLEGVPLPREVLCTMPCVGTVLRIFTNRYIKEVFHLQKNIYWARFCNITCKQEFGIWKGILGPSSRVRLLSHEDGSVVDRLKMYDNRLTNQVHRQPMASLPEASNIADVEYEAAGYTTLMESLTHEQVTHKFKTLVRVVAAYPCRASELRMLLTGSYCFRLTLEDPTARIHAYVHKDDGAKFLGGFLTAEALIKKMNKLLGIPEEDEEGAPLTRNPPWIWCCVKSYRLDKNNPWGSRRYRIFGTEIRD from the exons ATGGAGGAGGCTGCAGCAAGGGAGCGGAAGAGGCCCCGCGAGGGCGACGCGGCTCCgtccgccgcggcgggggcgggggcgtggAAGGCGCAGTACGTGTACCTGCCTATCGCCGACGCCCTCAAGGTCCTCGGCGCCCGGGTCTTCCTCTTCGCCGCCGTCTCCGAGATCGGCGCCGCTGTCCGCAGCCGTGGCACGG ATTTCACTCTTACATTGAGGATTGCAGATCAATCACGTCCAGCTGGTATCTCTGTAACATTTTTTGCTGACAATGTCGCCTTATTGCCCTGTGTTAAGTCAAGCGGAGATGTGATCAGTCTTCATAATGTCATG ATAACAATGCATGGAGAATTTTTTGTTTCATTTAACAAAAAATTTTCTTCATTCGCCCTATTTGAAGGCAAAGTATCTACAGAGTGCAGCCCATATCAGACTTCTACGAAATACCATGGGACCCAACATGATAATGAACTTTTGACCCAGATGAGAACATGGCTTGTGTATAATCCTCCAG GTCTGAAAGATCTTGAATTGCAGTTAAGGAGTTTAAAGTCCGATACTACTTTTAATTTAGTATGCAAG GTTCTTCATGTCTATGAAAATAATGGCGAATGGATATTTTATGTTTGGGATGGAACTGATACCCCTGCAGCTGAGTTTCAGGCAAT TTTGGATGCTGAGGCGGTTGAGTCATCCCCTTTACATCTGGAAGGAGTGCCTCTACCAAGGGAGGTTTTATGCACAATGCCATGTGTCGGAACTGTTCTGAGGATTTTCACGAACAGATATATCAAGGAAGTAtttcacttgcaaaagaatATTTACTGGGCCAGGTTCTGCAATATAACTTGCAAGCAAGAGTTTGGGATTTGGAAAGGCATTTTAGGGCCCTCTAGCAGAGTTCGCCTTTTATCTCATGAAGATGGCAGTGTTGTAGATCGCCTGAA GATGTATGACAACCGCCTCACCAACCAAGTTCATCGGCAGCCGATGGCAAGCCTCCCTGAGGCCTCTAACATTGCTG ATGTAGAATATGAGGCAGCAGGTTACACAACGTTAATGGAGTCTTTAACTCATGAACAG GTGACGCACAAATTCAAAACCCTGGTCCGTGTTGTGGCAGCATATCCATGTCGAGCTAGTGAACTCCGTATGCTTTTGACTGGTAGCTATTGTTTTCGGTTGACTCTTGAGGATCCTACAGCGAGAATTCATGCATACGTCCACAAGGATGATGGG GCCAAATTCTTGGGTGGTTTTCTAACAGCAGAAGCGTTgataaagaagatgaacaagctACTGGGCATCccagaagaggatgaggaaggcGCTCCCTTGACCAGGAACCCACCTTGGATATGGTGTTGCGTGAAATCTTACCGTCTGGACAAAAACAACCCCTGGGGCAGTAGAAGATATCGAATCTTTGGCACAGAGATCAGGGATTGA
- the LOC120684062 gene encoding kinesin-like protein KIN-14F isoform X1, whose amino-acid sequence MRATAPAAGAHDAGMALRKAEEAASRRCEAARWLRQMEPAAVESLPERPSEEEFCAALRNGLVLCKVLNRVNPGAVPKVVENPVVTVQTFDGPAQSAIQYFENMRNFLVAVSAMNLLMFETSDIEKGGSSMKVVDCILCLKGYHEWKLSGGIGIWRYGGIVKIASSSKRPASHLTRGGGSDQQMLEFVHLLSEVSLEESRVEEAQHSLFQHFVLRVVRAFLLEWGEAEDLPLDDMVIETVLEQACKEFTILLASHRNQVRSLLRKMMKDDNGTLSKLDLVEAISKCLKENNECLFSSSRILRGSPEHLDDGGVLESQQDELEKLKMSFNEMKLQVESTRADWEKDLRRLESYFEAQNHNAYHKLLEENRKLYNQVQDLKGSIRVYCRVKPFPKTQSDQRSTVDHIEENGEIMIANPQKQGKDGRKIFTFNKIFGPNASQSEVFADTQPLIRSVMDGYNVCIFAYGQTGSGKTYTMSGPDVTEEETWGVNYRSLNDLFEISQTRADSITYDVKVQMIEIYNEQVRDLLMADGANRRLEIRNNSHVNGLNIPDANIVPVKCAQDVLDLMKVGQRNRAVGSTALNERSSRSHSVLTVHVQGKEVISGSTLRGCLHLVDLAGSERVDKSEATGERLTEAKHINKSLSALGDVIAALAQKSSHVPYRNSKLTQVLQDALGGQAKTLMFVHVNPETDSFIETMSTLKFAERVATIELGAARANKEAGQVKDLKEEIAKLKLSLDEKEREAAQFKDLANRVTSDMRNARTKSPLTTSMSLKPEAGQESSVDTCTSEIRSSSSGKQRRFRSPLSARELDDKSPVINRELYLSAWKYKTPSPPVRSSLSAERGNFAKTVENSGSIDCTPVSKVELPPKVLSSSSRNTPSSVQTAQSLRKFRDSEENRCKIPSVRQSMTKNRSDSTPKAHNEEQSANRHSGTKVRSEAKNTRDSSEIENEFAGDGPTFHFNRKAKKLPSQATRQSQNIDLRFLTMPRASVREMEPLTEGRQRRNWSKPPHAERTSIPLPDIRRSASLPRGKNPLV is encoded by the exons ATGAGGGCGACGGCACCGGCTGCCGGAGCGCACGACGCGGGGATGGCGCTGCGCAAGGCCGAGGAAGCCG CTTCGCGGAGGTGCGAGGCGGCGCGATGGCTGCGGCAGATGGAGCCCGCGGCGGTGGAGTCCCTGCCGGAGAGGCCGTCCGAGGAGGAGTTCTGCGCGGCACTGCGCAACGGTCTCGTTCTCTGCAAAGTGCTCAACCGCGTCAATCCCGGCGCCGTCCCCAAG GTTGTGGAGAATCCCGTCGTCACGGTTCAGACATTCGATGGGCCTGCCCAGTCTGCAATCCAGTACTTCGAGAACATGAGGAACTTCCTTGTAGCAGTTAGCGCGATGAACCTGTTGATGTTTGAAACTTCTGATATAGAGAAG GGAGGTTCATCAATGAAAGTTGTCGACTGCATACTCTGCCTCAAGGGATACCACGAGTGGAAACTCTCAGGTGGCATTGGTATATGGCGGTATGGTGGCATCGTGAAAATTGCATCCTCAAGCAAAAGGCCTGCTTCACATTTAACCAGAGGTGGAGGCTCAGACCAACAAATGCTGGAATTCGTGCATCTTCTCTCTGAGGTCTCCCTTGAGGAATCAAGAGTTGAAGAAGCTCAGCATTCTCTTTTCCAGCACTTTGTTCTACGAGTTGTGAGGGCATTCCTTCTGGAATGGGGTGAAGCTGAAGACTTGCCTCTAGATGATATG GTCATCGAAACAGTACTTGAGCAAGCTTGTAAAGAATTTACTATTCTGCTTGCTTCCCATAGAAATCAG GTCCGATCACTTCTAAGGAAGATGATGAAGGATGACAATGGAACTCTTTCTAAATTGGATTTGGTTGAAGCTATTTCAAAATGTCTGAAGGAGAATAATGAGTGCTTGTTTTCTTCATCACGAATTCTTCGTGGCAGCCCTGAACACTTGGATGATGGAGGAGTACTTGAAAGCCAACAAGATGAACTGGAG AAGTTGAAGATGTCCTTCAATGAGATGAAGCTTCAAGTTGAATCTACTCGCGCTGACTGGGAGAAAGACTtgaggaggctag AAAGCTACTTTGAGGCTCAGAACCATAATGCCTACCACAAGTTGCTCGAGGAAAATCGTAAGCTGTATAATCAAGTACAAGATCTTAAAG GTAGCATTAGAGTTTACTGCAGAGTGAAACCATTCCCAAAGACACAATCTGATCAAAGGTCTACTGTTGACCATATTGAGGAAAACGGTGAAATCATGATTGCGAATCCTCAAAAGCAAGGGAAGGATGGACGGAAAATATTCACATTCAACAAAATATTTGGACCGAATGCTTCGCAAT CTGAAGTTTTTGCTGATACCCAACCATTGATTAGATCTGTCATGGATGGCTATAATGTCTGCATATTCGCATATGGTCAAACAGGATCTGGAAAAACTTACACAATG AGCGGTCCAGATGTGACAGAAGAGGAAACCTGGGGTGTGAACTACCGGTCACTGAATGATCTGTTTGAAATTTCTCAAACCAGAGCGGATTCTATCACATATGATGTTAAAGTTCAGATGATTGAAATATACAATGAACAAGTGAGGGATTTATTAATGGCTGATGGTGCAAACAGAAG ATTAGAGATACGCAATAATTCTCATGTAAATGGACTCAACATCCCAGATGCAAATATTGTACCAGTTAAGTGTGCACAAGATGTTTTGGATCTGATGAAAGTTGGACAGAGAAACCGAGCGGTTGGATCAACTGCTCTTAACGAACGAAGTAGTCGCTCACACAG TGTGTTGACAGTTCATGTACAAGGAAAGGAGGTAATTTCGGGCTCAACTCTAAGAGGGTGCCTTCATCTGGTGGATCTTGCGGGAAGTGAGAGGGTAGACAAATCTGAAGCAACTGGAGAAAGACTAACTGAAGCCAAGCACATAAATAAATCGCTATCTGCACTTGGTGATGTTATAGCTGCACTTGCCCAAAAGAGTTCCCATGTTCCATACAGAAATAGCAAGTTAACACAAGTGCTGCAGGATGCCTTAG GTGGCCAGGCAAAAACATTGATGTTTGTGCATGTGAACCCTGAAACAGACTCTTTTATTGAAACAATGAGCACTCTCAAATTCGCTGAGCGAGTAGCCACAATAGAACTTGGTGCGGCCCGTGCTAATAAGGAAGCAGGCCAGGTCAAAGACCTAAAGGAAGAG ATTGCCAAGCTGAAATTGTCATTAGATGAAAAGGAACGTGAAGCAGCGCAATTTAAAGATCTTGCCAACCGTGTGACCTCCGATATGAGAAATGCAAGGACAAAGTCACCTTTAACTACCAGCATGTCCTTGAAACCTGAAGCTGGTCAAGAATCTAGTGTAGACACTTGTACAAGTGAG ATAAGAAGCTCATCATCTGGCAAGCAGAGAAGGTTCCGCTCCCCATTGTCAGCGAGAGAGCTAGATGACAAGTCACCTGTTATCAACAGGGAATTGTACCTGAGCGCGTGGAAGTATAAGACTCCATCTCCTCCGGTTAGAAGTTCACTCTCTGCTGAGAGAGGCAACTTTGCCAAAACTGTGGAGAACAGTGGTAGCATCGATTGCACACCCGTATCAAAGGTCGAATTGCCCCCAAAAGTACTGTCCAGCAGCTCGAGGAACACCCCTTCATCCGTCCAGACAGCTCAGAGCCTACGGAAATTTCGGGACTCGGAAGAGAACAGGTGCAAAATCCCATCTGTTCGGCAAAGTATGACAAAGAACAGGTCCGACAGCACGCCAAAGGCTCACAATGAAGAGCAGTCGGCAAACAGACACTCGGGTACCAAAGTGAGGTCAGAGGCCAAGAACACGAGGGACTCGTCTGAGATCGAAAACGAGTTTGCAGGTGATGGGCCTACCTTCCACTTCAACCGAAAGGCGAAGAAGCTCCCTTCGCAGGCGACAAGACAATCCCAGAACATTGATCTTCG TTTTCTCACAATGCCCAGGGCCTCTGTCCGGGAGATGGAGCCTCTGACCGAAGGAAGGCAACGCCGGAACTGGAGCAAGCCACCGCACGCCGAGAGGACCAGCATCCCCTTGCCGGACATCCGGCGCAGCGCCTCCCTGCCGCGCGGGAAGAACCCTCTTGTGTGA
- the LOC120681170 gene encoding eukaryotic translation initiation factor 3 subunit G-like, producing the protein MGSTKDISLDRPRPSASEADEPGPPGSGDPPPLATKEAAGAVAMVCTTCGKEGNHSAPDCPYRDLLAWASKRHGSPPAPHRASRRVCPMCLRPPDPWRWRWDDDSSVRVTNLPEGTREPDLYNLLAPFGIVNRVSLSPGSRSGVVELDQVEDAEEAIGWLDGEVPGAGGCVLRAEWAVPFDPRPPPICARCLRDSETWIRVTNLSLRTREQDLYNLACPFGIIDSTSLAVDDEESGSRRQVGIVEFDQREVAVDAVRWLHGHVYDDLVLRVEGPLKL; encoded by the coding sequence ATGGGCTCCACCAAAGACATCTCCCTCGACCGCCCACGCCCCTCAGCGAGCGAGGCTGACGAACCAGGCCCACCTGGTTCTGgcgatccgccgccgctggcgacgAAGGAGGCAGCAGGTGCCGTCGCCATGGTTTGCACAACCTGCGGGAAGGAGGGCAACCACTCGGCACCCGATTGCCCCTACAGGGATCTCCTAGCATGGGCCTCGAAGAGGCACGGGTCTCCTCCCGCACCTCACCGCGCGTCGCGTCGAGTCTGCCCGATGTGCCTGCGTCCCCCGGACCCGTGGAGGTGGCGCTGGGACGACGACAGCTCCGTCCGCGTGACCAACCTGCCCGAGGGCACCCGCGAGCCCGACCTTTACAACCTCCTCGCCCCGTTCGGCATCGTCAACCGCGTCTCCCTCTCGCCCGGGTCGCGGTCcggcgtcgtcgagctcgaccAGGTCGAGGACGCGGAGGAGGCGATCGGCTGGCTCGACGGGGAAGTCCCCGGAGCCGGAGGTTGCGTCCTCCGGGCCGAGTGGGCGGTGCCGTTCGACCCTCGCCCTCCCCCGATCTGCGCGCGGTGCCTGCGGGACTCCGAGACCTGGATCCGCGTGACCAATCTCTCGCTGCGCACCCGCGAGCAGGACCTCTACAACCTGGCCTGCCCGTTCGGCATCATCGACAGCACCAGCCTTGCCGTGGATGATGAGGAGAGTGGATCGCGCAGGCAGGTCGGCATTGTCGAGTTCGATCAGAGGGAAGTTGCCGTGGACGCGGTCAGGTGGCTCCATGGGCATGTTTACGATGACCTGGTCCTAAGAGTTGAGGGCCCCTTGAAATTGTGA
- the LOC120684062 gene encoding kinesin-like protein KIN-14F isoform X2 codes for MRATAPAAGAHDAGMALRKAEEAASRRCEAARWLRQMEPAAVESLPERPSEEEFCAALRNGLVLCKVLNRVNPGAVPKVVENPVVTVQTFDGPAQSAIQYFENMRNFLVAVSAMNLLMFETSDIEKGGSSMKVVDCILCLKGYHEWKLSGGIGIWRYGGIVKIASSSKRPASHLTRGGGSDQQMLEFVHLLSEVSLEESRVEEAQHSLFQHFVLRVVRAFLLEWGEAEDLPLDDMVIETVLEQACKEFTILLASHRNQVRSLLRKMMKDDNGTLSKLDLVEAISKCLKENNECLFSSSRILRGSPEHLDDGGVLESQQDELEKLKMSFNEMKLQVESTRADWEKDLRRLESYFEAQNHNAYHKLLEENRKLYNQVQDLKGSIRVYCRVKPFPKTQSDQRSTVDHIEENGEIMIANPQKQGKDGRKIFTFNKIFGPNASQSEVFADTQPLIRSVMDGYNVCIFAYGQTGSGKTYTMSGPDVTEEETWGVNYRSLNDLFEISQTRADSITYDVKVQMIEIYNEQVRDLLMADGANRRLEIRNNSHVNGLNIPDANIVPVKCAQDVLDLMKVGQRNRAVGSTALNERSSRSHSVLTVHVQGKEVISGSTLRGCLHLVDLAGSERVDKSEATGERLTEAKHINKSLSALGDVIAALAQKSSHVPYRNSKLTQVLQDALGGQAKTLMFVHVNPETDSFIETMSTLKFAERVATIELGAARANKEAGQVKDLKEEIAKLKLSLDEKEREAAQFKDLANRVTSDMRNARTKSPLTTSMSLKPEAGQESSVDTCTSEIRSSSSGKQRRFRSPLSARELDDKSPVINRELYLSAWKYKTPSPPVRSSLSAERGNFAKTVENSGSIDCTPVSKVELPPKVLSSSSRNTPSSVQTAQSLRKFRDSEENRCKIPSVRQSMTKNRSDSTPKAHNEEQSANRHSGTKVRSEAKNTRDSSEIENEFAGDGPTFHFNRKAKKLPSQATRQSQNIDLRASVREMEPLTEGRQRRNWSKPPHAERTSIPLPDIRRSASLPRGKNPLV; via the exons ATGAGGGCGACGGCACCGGCTGCCGGAGCGCACGACGCGGGGATGGCGCTGCGCAAGGCCGAGGAAGCCG CTTCGCGGAGGTGCGAGGCGGCGCGATGGCTGCGGCAGATGGAGCCCGCGGCGGTGGAGTCCCTGCCGGAGAGGCCGTCCGAGGAGGAGTTCTGCGCGGCACTGCGCAACGGTCTCGTTCTCTGCAAAGTGCTCAACCGCGTCAATCCCGGCGCCGTCCCCAAG GTTGTGGAGAATCCCGTCGTCACGGTTCAGACATTCGATGGGCCTGCCCAGTCTGCAATCCAGTACTTCGAGAACATGAGGAACTTCCTTGTAGCAGTTAGCGCGATGAACCTGTTGATGTTTGAAACTTCTGATATAGAGAAG GGAGGTTCATCAATGAAAGTTGTCGACTGCATACTCTGCCTCAAGGGATACCACGAGTGGAAACTCTCAGGTGGCATTGGTATATGGCGGTATGGTGGCATCGTGAAAATTGCATCCTCAAGCAAAAGGCCTGCTTCACATTTAACCAGAGGTGGAGGCTCAGACCAACAAATGCTGGAATTCGTGCATCTTCTCTCTGAGGTCTCCCTTGAGGAATCAAGAGTTGAAGAAGCTCAGCATTCTCTTTTCCAGCACTTTGTTCTACGAGTTGTGAGGGCATTCCTTCTGGAATGGGGTGAAGCTGAAGACTTGCCTCTAGATGATATG GTCATCGAAACAGTACTTGAGCAAGCTTGTAAAGAATTTACTATTCTGCTTGCTTCCCATAGAAATCAG GTCCGATCACTTCTAAGGAAGATGATGAAGGATGACAATGGAACTCTTTCTAAATTGGATTTGGTTGAAGCTATTTCAAAATGTCTGAAGGAGAATAATGAGTGCTTGTTTTCTTCATCACGAATTCTTCGTGGCAGCCCTGAACACTTGGATGATGGAGGAGTACTTGAAAGCCAACAAGATGAACTGGAG AAGTTGAAGATGTCCTTCAATGAGATGAAGCTTCAAGTTGAATCTACTCGCGCTGACTGGGAGAAAGACTtgaggaggctag AAAGCTACTTTGAGGCTCAGAACCATAATGCCTACCACAAGTTGCTCGAGGAAAATCGTAAGCTGTATAATCAAGTACAAGATCTTAAAG GTAGCATTAGAGTTTACTGCAGAGTGAAACCATTCCCAAAGACACAATCTGATCAAAGGTCTACTGTTGACCATATTGAGGAAAACGGTGAAATCATGATTGCGAATCCTCAAAAGCAAGGGAAGGATGGACGGAAAATATTCACATTCAACAAAATATTTGGACCGAATGCTTCGCAAT CTGAAGTTTTTGCTGATACCCAACCATTGATTAGATCTGTCATGGATGGCTATAATGTCTGCATATTCGCATATGGTCAAACAGGATCTGGAAAAACTTACACAATG AGCGGTCCAGATGTGACAGAAGAGGAAACCTGGGGTGTGAACTACCGGTCACTGAATGATCTGTTTGAAATTTCTCAAACCAGAGCGGATTCTATCACATATGATGTTAAAGTTCAGATGATTGAAATATACAATGAACAAGTGAGGGATTTATTAATGGCTGATGGTGCAAACAGAAG ATTAGAGATACGCAATAATTCTCATGTAAATGGACTCAACATCCCAGATGCAAATATTGTACCAGTTAAGTGTGCACAAGATGTTTTGGATCTGATGAAAGTTGGACAGAGAAACCGAGCGGTTGGATCAACTGCTCTTAACGAACGAAGTAGTCGCTCACACAG TGTGTTGACAGTTCATGTACAAGGAAAGGAGGTAATTTCGGGCTCAACTCTAAGAGGGTGCCTTCATCTGGTGGATCTTGCGGGAAGTGAGAGGGTAGACAAATCTGAAGCAACTGGAGAAAGACTAACTGAAGCCAAGCACATAAATAAATCGCTATCTGCACTTGGTGATGTTATAGCTGCACTTGCCCAAAAGAGTTCCCATGTTCCATACAGAAATAGCAAGTTAACACAAGTGCTGCAGGATGCCTTAG GTGGCCAGGCAAAAACATTGATGTTTGTGCATGTGAACCCTGAAACAGACTCTTTTATTGAAACAATGAGCACTCTCAAATTCGCTGAGCGAGTAGCCACAATAGAACTTGGTGCGGCCCGTGCTAATAAGGAAGCAGGCCAGGTCAAAGACCTAAAGGAAGAG ATTGCCAAGCTGAAATTGTCATTAGATGAAAAGGAACGTGAAGCAGCGCAATTTAAAGATCTTGCCAACCGTGTGACCTCCGATATGAGAAATGCAAGGACAAAGTCACCTTTAACTACCAGCATGTCCTTGAAACCTGAAGCTGGTCAAGAATCTAGTGTAGACACTTGTACAAGTGAG ATAAGAAGCTCATCATCTGGCAAGCAGAGAAGGTTCCGCTCCCCATTGTCAGCGAGAGAGCTAGATGACAAGTCACCTGTTATCAACAGGGAATTGTACCTGAGCGCGTGGAAGTATAAGACTCCATCTCCTCCGGTTAGAAGTTCACTCTCTGCTGAGAGAGGCAACTTTGCCAAAACTGTGGAGAACAGTGGTAGCATCGATTGCACACCCGTATCAAAGGTCGAATTGCCCCCAAAAGTACTGTCCAGCAGCTCGAGGAACACCCCTTCATCCGTCCAGACAGCTCAGAGCCTACGGAAATTTCGGGACTCGGAAGAGAACAGGTGCAAAATCCCATCTGTTCGGCAAAGTATGACAAAGAACAGGTCCGACAGCACGCCAAAGGCTCACAATGAAGAGCAGTCGGCAAACAGACACTCGGGTACCAAAGTGAGGTCAGAGGCCAAGAACACGAGGGACTCGTCTGAGATCGAAAACGAGTTTGCAGGTGATGGGCCTACCTTCCACTTCAACCGAAAGGCGAAGAAGCTCCCTTCGCAGGCGACAAGACAATCCCAGAACATTGATCTTCG GGCCTCTGTCCGGGAGATGGAGCCTCTGACCGAAGGAAGGCAACGCCGGAACTGGAGCAAGCCACCGCACGCCGAGAGGACCAGCATCCCCTTGCCGGACATCCGGCGCAGCGCCTCCCTGCCGCGCGGGAAGAACCCTCTTGTGTGA
- the LOC120680477 gene encoding disease resistance protein RGA5-like, producing MRKEMIIRLQTSSEKGHCKAIKVAAAISGVESVTIAGEDKNLLLVIGVGIDSNRITEKLRRKVGHAEVVELRTVDAADELGGGLVVASDRAYRYHPSPSPYKRDHYYAGGGRDHYYTGGGSPYAPTMTPRVDYYYGGGGGGYPAQYQQPPHDYFYHPAAANTHTVVRHEYASDPNGCSVM from the exons ATGAGG AAGGAGATGATCATCAGGCTGCAGACGAGCTCTGAGAAGGGCCACTGCAAAGCTATCAAGGTGGCTGCTGCAATCTCAG GGGTGGAGTCCGTGACGATCGCCGGCGAGGACAAGAACCTGCTGCTGGTGATCGGCGTCGGGATCGACTCCAACCGCATCACCGAGAAGCTGCGCCGCAAGGTGGGCCACGCCGAGGTGGTGGAGCTGCGCACCGTCGACGCCGCggacgagctcggcggcggcctcgtcgtCGCCAGCGACCGCGCGTACCGCTACCACCCGAGCCCGAGCCCCTACAAGCGCGACCACTactacgccggcggcggcagggaccACTACTACACCGGCGGCGGGTCGCCGTACGCGCCGACGATGACCCCGCGGGTCGACTACTactacggcggcggtggcggagggtaCCCGGCGCAGTACCAGCAGCCGCCGCACGACTACTTCTACCACCCGGCCGCCGCGAACACGCACACGGTGGTGCGCCACGAGTACGCGAGCGACCCCAACGGATGCTCCGTCATGTGA